The sequence below is a genomic window from Aspergillus nidulans FGSC A4 chromosome V.
TATACTTATTATTACTTTCTAGGAGATTGCAGTATTTAATTGCCAAGTAAGCATTGTCAAATTTGTTGAGCCATGCAGAAATCTTTCCTTGTCAAATTGATCAAGATCTGACATTGTTAtagttcttcaaagcttcaaAATCTGCCTCTTAATTACTTAGGGTATATTACTATTTTAGTATTTACAACATTTTGTATATTTCTTTATCTGCTATAAGCTCTCTTATCTGTAGAGCTACTAAGCTGTAAATAGCTTTATTTATTAATTAGATTGTATTTTACATATCCTTCTATTCCTGCAATATTATTTAATAATATTAGTATATATTTTCCAAGGCCTTATTTACTGATAGAATTATCAGTTTGGTCAGCAGCTCAGGCCTTGTTTTATTATCAGCATCAGGATCAAAATATTCCCATACTTCTTACTCATTTGCATGGTCTTTAATGACTTGAAACTATGCGCGCCAATCATCCCATGAGCTTAGGATGGCTTAGACCTTCGTGGCGCTGTCTTTATTATATGCGATCGCCATTTTTTTTGTCGTCAAGATATTCCGATCTCAGCAGAACTCATTGTATATTCAAAGGAGTAGGCTCCGGGTTGCCAGTGTCCTTTGGGTAATgttcaaccacctcctagCTTGTCTGTATAGCTCGGTACGGGGCTGCAGATATCTTTAATATGACAAAAAGAGGTAATAATTCTGTATCCCAGTCCCTAGAGCAATGCCGGGCTCATAACTGTGGATAattggggtggttatgtaatcaatatccgtaGTAAAcaatttcattgaaggtcttgatctcctaactatgatctgtataggcaatttataccttttccaaggcttcaaaaaaaaaggttcttgcttatgcaggagatatccttgccatacaaACAGTATAAGGCATtaaacagatatccctgccatatAAACAGCgtaaagcatcaaacagacaggcaaacgaacaaggtgctgaacattgattagtaaggaggaacctcctccggtTGACATATTCGTATCAGTTAGAAACATTTGGGATGGTAGCCTATCTGGAGGCATCCTCGGTACAGCGCGAGGACTCTGTCCTTTATCAAGGGCCATGCCACTTTGAGTATGCAGGTTGGTAACTCGTCTGCCCCTGGGGTTGTGTTCCCCGCGTGAAGGACTGCCTTCTCGACTTGGGTTATTGTGATGtctgggaagggaggtgCTTTAGATGGGACTGCTGGTGTATCTAGAGGGATATCTTCTGCCTCGGCGGTGTTTTGAAGGAGGTTCTGAGTTAGGACTTCTCTCTATTCTTGCAAGGCCACTGCCGGGGGCCTGTCCGGCNNNNNNNNNNNNNNNNNNNNNNNNNNNNNNNNNNNNNNNNNNNNNNNNNNNNNNNNNNNNNNNNNNNNNNNNNNNNNNNNNNNNNNNNNNNNNNNNNNNNCCTACGCTGGCTGACCTGCGCTTCGCTCCGGGAGCGCTTCGATGGCCGAGACGCTCCGGGTgactcagcttgccctgcggGGCACCCTCCCGGGGGGGCCTCCCGGCAGGCCCTGCGGGACTTTGGTAGCCTTCGGCGGACCGGAGAAACGGTATCCCGATCCGTAAATAAATTTTCGACCAATGATAGAGCTGCTACGGAGGTCTGACAGACCGTCAATTGATTTTGGACCAACACATTGATTGTACTCTGAACGTCAATGGGAATCGATAACCTGCCAGAAAAAGAATCGACGGACCGTCAAAGGACCTAAGATAATACATTATTGTCTGGATATCCAGAATACAAACATAAAGTGCTGTAAACTACAACAATGGGCTGCAAGGGGTCTATATAAAGCATTTGACGGCCCGTAAGTTGTAGATAGCCAGTTTTCATTATACATCCATCCAACCACAAtgtcctccaccacatcctcttcttcatccacggcCGAAATCCCGCCTGCAGCGCTGGTCGCCGAGTAGCACTGGGCCGCCAAATATCCTAAACCATCCACTGCCCAGGCAGCCCTGCTCGCCATGCCGGCTGTCTGCGAGCCTCAGATTCGGCAAAAGCACATTAGGGACGGCAAAACCTTCAGTTACGTCCGTAACAGCAATTCTGAGGCCCTTCTGGGGTAGATGGTTGGTTCTCATGCGCCCAAGCCATGCACCCACTGCCACATTAAGGAAAGTGGACTGTTTGAAGGTTGTATAGTGGTAGCTGGGCGATTCCAGGGGGCTTGTGCTAACTGCTACTTTGGCAGtgagggcaagcagtatgaCTTTCACAGTAAATGGTCTATCATCCGGACCGAAAGAATAACTGCTGACAGGTAATAGTCAAAAATCCTGCAACTACTACCCCCAAGCACGCCCGCAAGCGTGCTGCCGCCCTTGctgcgcttgttgctggagaggaagaagaggaagatgaggaggcggaggaggaggaggataaagaggaggaagagaatgccCGCCGCCGCAAAGGCAAAGCCCCGGCCACCTCTGCCCGCAAGGGGGTTCATTTTGCCAGTCATGACACCCGTGAACATGCAGATAGGGTCCCGCGCCGCGCCCAGTGCTTACACACCATGCTGGCTGTGGCGGCCTGACAGgcatctgccgccgctgctgcctaGGAAGCTCTCGCCCAGACGCTGCTCCTGGTAGCCGCCGAGTATgccgatgatgctggtttCCAGGGGTttggtggagaggaagaggaggaaggagagggaggaggagatgaagatgagtctgAGCTCTCCTTACTGGATAAGgagattctgactcttgGCAGGTCATAATCACCTGTAAATAGTTTTCACCGGGACTGGATACTATGAAAGCAAAGTAAATTCAGACCACAAAAGAATCAGACATGTATATGCATACCTGTAAATACTATATATTCTGGTCATAATTAGGCTGCATTGTCTGTAACCTTACTATTATCCTAATCTGGCATGTTATCCAAGCTTGCAATATCCTGCAAGACCTCGGGGTAAACAATATTATTAGTGGTCCAAATACCTGGCGGCAGCAAGACACTAAGTCGCCGCATATCTGTAACCCGCGATATTGCTATATATAACTGACCATGGGAGAAAGCAGGGACCCGCAAATCCACACCTACCTGCTGCAAAGACTGACCCTGAGACTTATTTATGGTGATTGCAAAGCATGGATGGACTGGAAACTGTGTTTGTGACAGTATATAATACAGATCGCCAGGCTTTGAATACAGGGTAATCCGGGGGATGAGATGCACTGAGCCTCTGAAGTCACCTGTCAAGATACACGCGCGGATTGTATAGCAGCATAACTCCATAATCTGCATCCGCGTACTATTGCAAAGACCCTCTGTAGCCCGTAAATTCCGCAGCAACATGATCAGCATACCAACCTTCAATCATAATCTTGCTGGGGGAAGACCTGGCAGATCCACAGATTGCAGGAATTCACATATGATTTCCTCCACCCCTTCAGCAACATTGTCCGTCAAGGCCTCGTCAGCGGAATACCGCATAGACTCCTGACTGCGCATGGAGTCCGTAATACGGTTATTGAACTCAACCAAGGCAGAGTTTCGCATTGAGAGTATTGCACGGCCCGCAAAAAAGTCCGGGTCAGACGCCTGAAAGTCGGCAGTGTGGCAATGGGTCATatctgctgctggaaagaccCGCTCGCAGAGTTCCTCAACAGACATAGACGCGCTATCCATTACATAGTCCGGCAGCTCCAAGGTACCATGCATTGTATTATCAACAGACATGCGAGCAAGTAACTGGGAGAATAGGCAATTAATGCCAACTGACGGGAGACGCATATTCTGGGTGAGCCGTAAAATAGCCCGTAACCTTGGCCAGATGGGTTAGCGGACAGAAACACATGCATAGAGGATAACAAACCCGGCAGGTATGGCAGCGTGTCGCCTGAGATCTCCGTGTGGCAGAAAATTCATCTTCAGGCTTCGAGCGCAAGCAGCGCGAGCAGTATCTATAGCCCTCTACAGCACGCCGTGATCTCTGCGGCCTGGAACGGACTGCAACCAATCCGGGCGAGGGGCtagatggcggcggcggaggcggaggacgtGAATGGAGAACTGAGGGAGGCGGATCCAAGAAATTGTCCTCAAACACAGTAACCACCGGGCTGGCAGGAGTCTCATTGGCCCGTATATTGAGATTGGTCGCGCTCAACGGCTGTAAAGGAACACTAACACGCGGACCACACCGAAGCTGGCTCTGGCGTCAACAGGTGAAGCAAGACTTCCATGGAGGAGAGCCACGCCCGGGAGGATCAAGCGGCCTGAAAAATTCGAAATCTGGCCAGTCACGCCAACAGATATTACATCAGTGGTGACCGGAAACAGGCGCCGAATATTTCCTAGGCATATGCAATAGTAGGAGAGTGCAATATGAACTATACAGATATATGGAATTGGGAAGAACATGGCAGCAAGGTGTTTATTGACAGAAGGCAGCCCGTAGCGATCCGTAACGgacgcgaagaagaataagTGACGGGTGGGTGTAGAATACATCATGGGAGTATATTGCATTCTGCGAATTAAGTGGATAACACGTGACTGCGGTGGAGTCAGAGGGTAAAGTTCGTATAGTAATGTTAACAAAGTACGCCTGACAAATCCGACCTAGGCGCCTAGCGCGAGGAGTTTGGGCGGGGTTGAGGCGGCAGCAATTGAACCCTCGTGTGTCGAGATAACAGCACAACCACTCCCATCTCAATGGAACACATTCAGAAAGTAACAGACCCATCCTCAGCCAATGCCATCAACGCCTGTCTTGCGTGTCGGGAAAAAAAGCGCAAATGCGACAAACGACTTCCGGCTTGCGCGCGCTGCATCAGGTAGGCCATGttttctcttgtttctgATCTGCAGTGAAGCTTAACGCATAAACAGCCTGAAACGATCTTGCAACTACAATTGGAGTAGCCCAGGACAGCGCGGTGATAATGATAGCGCACCAATGAGGCTTTTGACATGGATTCTGCAGTGGGGAATGGACCACCCCGGCACACACTCTCTGGAGATCGATGAACTCTACGTGAACCTGGTTTTTGAGAAACTAAACGAACAGGCCATTTCATTGGATCGTCTTTTGGCAGAGTACTTTGGCAATATCCATCCTTGGCTACCAGTTGTTTTGGAAAAATCACTCCATAAACAGGTGGCACAGCTGGACCATACTCCTTGTGCAGAGACCGCCCTCTTGATTCTCGCTATAGTTCTAGTGATGCACAGGGGCACGCAGGATGTCCCACAAACTCAATTCTATAACCTCTTCAGAGgtctcttctctttccttcaaCTCAGACGTGGGCCCTCCTTGCCACTCATACAGAGCGGACTGTTACTCGTGCTACACGAGGTCGGGAATTCTGATTCAGGTGCTGCATCTCTAAGCATCGCAAACATTGCACGGCTAGGATACGCGTTGAGATTGAATATTGACGATTTGAGCGAATACAGTAACCGGCTAGCTTGGGTGGAAGGCGAAGAGCGGCGGAGAGTTTGGGCGGGATTATACCTGCTGGATCGGTACGTCAAGCACGACAAAACTTGAATGAATGGCTAAGCTTCTACAGTATTGTATATCAGGTAGATGCCGGCTTCAAAGCCCCTCATGCGGTTACAGACCTATCAGACCAATTCCGGCTGCCAGTGGATGATCTCACCCTAGAGCAATTCCTAGACGGGGTGCTTCAGTGTATACCTCAGTTCCCAATATCTGCCCCGGTTGAGATTCCACTTTGTTACTTTGCCCGGGAAATTCAGTCAGCTCGCCTCTTGGGCCATGTGCAGAACTTTCAAAAATCGTATGATGCGGAGTCTCTCCTAGAGAAGTTCACAGCGCTTGATACTGCGCTTATGCAATTTGCTGAACAGCTGTTTGAGCAGACTCCTCGTGGATGGGCTGTCCTGTGTGGAGCTAATGCGACGACACTAATGTGAGCTTAACATAATTTGGAGAATCATACTGACGGGAAGCAGAGCTGCATTAATCCTTCACCGAGTCCGGATTGATCATAGTGCCCAAGTTGCCTGTTCGGACCCATCCTATTCCACAAGACCTTCACTTCTGGCACTGTCATCTTTTATCCACATGGTCCGTGATATATGTTGTAAATTCAACTCGCTGGGCAAAGAGGACAAGATTGATTGGGTGCCATTGCCCGCGGTAATATGTGTTGGGGAGGCCATTTTGGCAGCAACTCACctgaagaagattgttgGAGGCGAATTTAAACTCGATGATAGACCGCTGCGCCAGACATTGATCTATGCTAGGAAGCATTGGAGGCTCTGTGGTATGGTATCTTCCCTAATACGTATGTCTCAACGCTAATGATCATCTAGAGTGTTATCTCAGACGCATGGATTGAAGGCTTTTATCGAGCCACATCATCGGTTTTTAAGTGTTTTTCAGATCTGCTCTGCCATTGATTGAGCTTCAGCACAGATAGCTTCACTAAGCCGTTCAACTAGGACGATTTCCTTGATGCAGCCGGTATCCGTACCGCTATACTGTTGTAAGCACAAAATCTCCGGAATTTGAAGATATATGAAGGAACACCTACGCCCAGATGATAATTCTTTCTTGCTCTTTGTTAGCTTTCGCTTTATCACGGAGCTGGGATATCTCATTTTTTTTACCTCATTCAGAATCCTTGTAGTTTCTCCCTATCGTGGCTTAGCCTTCATAAGGGTCATGCCAGAAATCCGTATGCCTAAGCACGTCATGCACCCTTGATTTGATGGTCGTCGTGGCACTGTAAATGGTGAGCAAAAAACTTTCTCTTGACGGAATTTCTCCTTGAACAAGCCTGGGGTTGGGCATTCGTTTTTGTTGATGAGGTTACGAGAGTTATGAGGTAACTCTAAGATATCTCTGGCATCATGCTTTGGCTTACTCTTTAACCATGGGCCAAGAACCCTCTGCATCTGAAACAACAGTAAAATCAGCAAGTATCAGAGTACATCAAAAGCCACCTACAAGTACTGAGTCCAACAACAGCCGCGAAGCCTCTCGCATCCACTATGTCCCCGGAAGCTATCATACCCACCTCCCCCGATTTTCCCAGCTCTTGAGCAAATCATGCACTTCAGGTGCAAGGGTAATTACACTATCCTGATGAGACGATTTATGTCCTCCAGGTTCAGCCCTGAATGATAAGAACATCCGCCTGCATTTCAAAAGCTTCCAGGGCCGCTTGCACGAAAACCCTCACGTCTCATTTATCCTTCTCTCGGAGCTCCTGATTGCGGGCAATGATAGACCGTAGCAAGCCTTGTGCTGAGGCAGGGAGAGCCAGATACCAGTCACGTTTGCCTTGCAGGGAATAGGAATTGCGTTGTTGACGAGGCCATCAATTTGCGGGGTCATACAGCGCACGCCAATTGGGACGCCCTCCTCAGGGGTCTGGGTTCCGACGAGCGCTCGGGCCTTGGCAAGCTCTGCCTCCAGTGCGCGGAGCTGTGCGCACGCTGGATATGTCGTAGCCGTCGGCGATAAAGCCTGTGGGGTTAAGGTTAGCTCTCACATGCTCACTGTGAGAGATGGGGGTTTTACCGAACCCCCAGCAGATAAACTGCATTTACTAACCCTTGACTGCCTACCCAAACATGGGTGTGCTAGCAATGAACGGTAATTGTGTGATTGGAGAGGGCTTTTTTCATGATGCTGTAGAGAGATTTGGGGATGCTGGGTATGTAGTATGGGACGCGGCGGTGGGCTGGATTGTTTGCTCATGAGGGGTTTATGTCTTATTTAATATACTTCATACATTATTCTGACCTGATTACAGGACGCCTTGCAGTGCCTAGCAATACAGCGGAGTTTGTGATTCAGACGAGCAGTATTGATGCGGCCGCTAGGCCAAGCCCTGAAATTCGTATACCCGCAATGAGGCCAGCCGCGTGATATCACTGCCTATTAGAGCCGTAGAAATCACATTGTGGGTCACCGACTGCGTCAAAGTGCAGGCTGCCACCACATGGAGGGATCATTGACGCAGAGTCGGCCGCTAGTCTCTGCATCGGGCGCAGTAGCTGAACCCAGATTAGGCAACATTTGGATATGATCTAGTTGATATCTTTCTGGGTGCACAATGAGTTATTTGATGAAGCAGGAATAGCGCCGGCCGCTAGCCTGTTGGTGCTATATCCGTGCAACTATACTGCCTAGCCCATGCGATGAAGCGCAAGTCAATCTACAGGATTTTTGAGAGCATAAGAGGACACAATTTTCCCGCGCAGACGAGGATGTTTCCATAATACTCTCTCCTCCCATTCACTGTCATTACTTGCAATCGATATGCCTACTTCGAGGACGCTTCTAGTACTTGGCTCTGGCCCCGGAATTGGTGTAGCCGTGGCATCCCGTTTTGCCCAAGAGCATTTCGATTGCGTTGCAATTTTTGCCCGGACAGGATcacagctccagctggacCAAGACGCCATCCACACCGCCGTACAAAAGGTCAGGCGCGAGGTGGTTGTCAAAGCATGGCAGGTGGATATCAGTAACATTGATCAGCTCAAGGCCGCATTGAAGCAGGTCGAGTCTTTCGGCACAGTTGAATGTGTGTATTTCAACCCAGCTCGAGTTGGTGGGAGCAATTTCTTTGATTTTCCGACGGAGGAAATGAAAAGTGACTTTCAGGTATGTCCACCGTTCATATCTGCTAGCCAAACTTCAATGAGTAACTGGGACCGAGATTTCTGTCATTGCGTTATATGTGACGGCGCAGTGGGCAGTGCCCCTACTgctcaagaacaaggagaagaaccCTGGACTAGACTATAAGCCGTCCATCCTTGTGACAAGCAGTCTCCTTCCCGTCGACCCGATACCAGAGCTGTTCTCGTTGTCATTGGTGAAGGCTGCACAGGCAAATATGGTCAAGTCACTAGAGAAGATGTTCAGGGCTCGAGGTATACATATTGGGATGGTAATTGTTGGAGGAATGGTTTCACCGGATGCGACGACTCTAAATCCGACAAACATTGCTCAGAGAGCTTGGGAGTTATTTCAGCGAGACGAACTGTCTGATGTGACTATTTTATAGGTATGAGTCAATTTACAGACATCAATCATTTATTGAATGCCGAAGTGCTCTTTGAAGAACTGGACCATCTCAATGAAGTGGTACCAATTGCCCCTTGTATGGAATATGAACCGGAATGGACCTTGAGAACAGTGAACCTCTGAAAATACTAGAAATTTATCACGAATCTCCTGGTAATGACTTTGAAGAGAGTTTTCTACACAAACCCCAGTAAAATAGGAACTGTTGTGAATGCTCAGAGGGGATGGGGCAGAAAGAAACTGTATCAAGTATCAACTACATGAATGTAGCCTAACCCATTGGGGCAGAACTATGCAGAGCATCACTTCGAAGGTTAGTAGGGAAGTCTTGGCAAACTGGTTTTGCATCATTCTGCACTTCTCCTTTTGCATTGCTCTGTGGTTTTGGTGGCCAATCAGGCTTAAAAATTTACTGTAGGCTAGGACAACACTTTATTGTAACAGAGCCAGATTTCAGCTGTTTTGGACATCAGCTCTGGCTATAGTGTTGAGCCAAAGTTGGCCAGTACTGGTACTTAGTTTTGATGGGTGATCTAAAATACTAGCTATACAGAGGCTAGATAGGTTAACAGTATAAGTAAATAACAGGAGATTCTGGTCAGACCTGGCTGAAAAACATGATCTCAGCTCTGATTCTTCCCTGCAACCAGACTGTCGAGTAAGCATGGACCCCTTTATTTTGGTAAAAGTTCCTGAAGTAGGTATTATTGTGTGCTGTCAGTGCCTGCATGGTATTTGTCCTACTAAGGCAGAGGCTCATCTTTGCAAGAAGCATCACCTTCAAAGTACTGTGACCTGGCAGATTGTGCAGACAGTTAAACAATAGCATGATGTTGGCCTGGACCCAACCAggtatatattatatataagctTGACATCCCAGTTCCTCTGATCCCAGTACACCATAGTCGAAAATGTGCCTACGACAATGAGGCACCCCGGTTCTGATGCGGCTCAGCTCGGCATACTCATATATTACTATATGGTCTATCATACTATGCAGTGTAAATCTTCGTAGCTTATCTGGTTATGTGTAGATAGTGTAAGGGGGCAATATGCTTGTTCTAAGCTATATACTGCTGTATATACAAGGAGGTTTGCtaagaaagagaaaaggaaatatCTGGTATGTAGTGTGAAATAGGGAACCTGTTAAGCGAGTATCCGCTTGTACAAGGCCTTTGGGTACAGGtataaaaaaagagagatTATTAATACGCAAGGCAGCACGTTGCTTTGATATGCCTAAATTTATACTGTATACGTAGACTTGtttaaaccacgggttggggttggttttcaggcctagctgatccgcccacgcggtttttggggtgggttacctgaacagtaaaccgcccatgggtttagcaaataattctaacccaacccaaataacccaaaataacccagttatgcatatcattactttaataagcgGTAATCTACCCAGCTAATgtaatactgtatttaaatactgtattataaaccaTCTAAGTGTAatgggacgtatttagatggatcttcctcttcctatctagacgtgccgtacgtacaagaaggaatcgctgaagaagaaaggagaaagaagggcgacgagtcggccaaaTACCCAGcagggcagcttgtgctcgcgggagcgactttcttttgtatagggtctgatatccagggccttgtaggtttcaggcgccttactagcatatgctgtgtacggagccactgttttgcctcccgtcgtaGGTACGCTGGGGAAGGGGGTATGTCGGTGCTGTATATAAAAGACCTAGCTTAGCcagcttgtctgccagctcattccaTTTattccagagtggcctggaatccagcggacctgaagCGTTTGCTTCCGTTGCATCGTTAGGGTTGAAGTGGTTTCTGTTATGGGTTACTCGTACGAAGTAACCCTCTTCGGGACTCGGTTAATCAAAGGCGTCGTACAAGCGGATACTCACTTAGCGGGTCTCCCTATTTCAACCCACACGCTGGATATTGCATATACGGCAGCATATAGCTTAGAACAAGCATATTACCCCCTTTCAATTAGCTCCCGTTTTGATTGACGTGCTTTTGGTGATATCATGGGTGGTCAAAGATACATTCTTTTCATAAGTATGCTGATTACCTGAATATTTAGTTTATAAATCATGTTTGTACTGTTAACCCGCTCAGGCGCTGGCCATGAGTATGGGACTGCATTGGAAGCGATCTgggaagaaaggaagaaatgGTAGACTGAAGACTTGTTGGacagttgaagagcagagTGAGGGCTGTTAAGTAGAGATGCAGCCTTGCAGTCAGCATGGCTGTAGGTAGGGTTTCTGAAGCCTATCTGACATTGAGGATTCTTATTTGATCTGCTCTATTCTACAAGGCCCTAGACAAAGTCTCCATTCTTGCCGCATTCGACTTGTAGCCACGCCAAAACACTCCAGTCTGTAAGCTCTGGCTCCCTCAGGTCGGCGTTCAATAAAGGCTCGTCATCGTCAGTGCCATCCGAGCGGCCTGCTTGGACGCTAACTGCACAGTACGGCTCGTAGAAGAAAGGAATAGATTCAACGTTGAGGTAGACATATTCACCGTTACTTTCAGAATgttcctcctcactctctTTACTCTTATCCTCACTCTCGTCGCActcgccatcttcgtcaCTTTCATCATTTTCATCACTCTCACTATCTTCAGTATCTTCCCCATCGTTAGTATCATCAGTATCATCGGcatcatcactatcatcagTGTCAGCAGTATCTTCACTCTCGTCACTCTCATTGTCTGGCCAGCCGTTCTGCTGGTCATCGTGGACCTTTCGCAGTATCCCGTTAGCATAGTCGAGTATGCTTGGGGCGAAATGCGACAGGCTCCGATCGACGAGACTCCAGTCAGCGCCGTGCTTCATCAAGAGCTTGCAGATATGcttatttctcagcaacGCAGCGGCATGGAGGGCATTTCTACAGAAGCCAGCCGTCACATTCACTTCTGCCCCTCGCtcaagcagaagctgaacaaGCTCGTAGTTGCCCGCAACGCAGGCGGCTTGGAGCGCAGTCCCATACTTCCCCCCTTTGGCGTTGATATCGGCGCCGTATCGCAGCAACAAGAGGACCAATGGTATGGAGTCCAGGCCCTTGACTGCAGCCGCCTGCAGTGGATATCCGTATACCCCGCCGCGGACATTCACATCGGCACCCTTCTTCAGAAGGACTTCGACAGTAAAGAGGTCACATTTCAAGATGCAGGCTGTCAATGCAGAGCCCTGCTTTCCACCCCTCCGATGGATGTCTGCGCCACGACGGTTGAGGTACCTTACTGTGACACCGGATCCGCTGATGGCAGCAGCCTGGAGCGCGGCGCCATATCTCCCCTTGATAGACAGGCCCAAATCCGCTCCGTGTCTAAGAAGATAGCGGATCATTGGCAGTCGAGCCAGACTGCAAGCGTATTCTAGAGGCGATCCGTGGAACGAGTTTGCCATGTTGACGTTGGCGCCCCTCTCCACCAGAAGCTTCAAGATGTCCATTCTCTCGGCTTTAATGGCGCCATGGACGGCAGTAGGATAGTACAAGTTGCCTTCCACGTTGACGTCGGCGCCGTGATCCAGCATATATTCCGCAATCTTGTACTCGTTTGTGGCAGCTGCCGCGATCAATGGGGACCCTCTGACACCACTGCGACAGTTGACGTCAACCCCAGCTTTAAGAAGGATCAACCAGGCATCGTCACCATCACCTCTCTCGGCAATACAGGCTTGCAGCGCGGAACCGTGCTTTCCGACGGGACAATTAGGGTCCACGCCATGGCGCCGCAAAAGCTCGTCAACCAACGTCTCGCAGGACCCATCAATAGCCGCTCCTAATGGCGTTCCAAACTCACCACCCTGGAGACTGGGGGAAGCGCCGTACCTATATAACAGGTCAAGAATTCCATAGTATCCGCCGCTATACGCAGCCGCCACCGCAGTGCCATACCTCCCAGCAACGATATTTGGGTCGGCGCCTCGCTCCAGCAAAATCTCGCAGATATCAGATTCGAGTCCATAAGACGCGGCAATTAAAGCCGTTCCGTACATGCCCCCCCGGGCGTTGACATCCGCCCCTGCGTCGAGCAAGGATCGTACAATGTTTGGATAACCGCGGTACGCTGCAGCATGAAGTGGAAAGCAGTCGGGCTTGTGGCCTATCGCATTGACATCTGCCCCATGCTCGATCAACAGCCGCACCATGTGCTTCCAGCCAGTGCAGCATGCTGCCATCAGTGCAGTTCCCATGGTGCCGACTTGACCACGATTGATATCGGCACCCGCCTCGAGGAGAACCTGGGCTGCTCCGTCGGACCCCTCAACGGCGGCAGCTTGCAGGCTTGTTCCGTGTAGACCACCTACTTCATCCACTTCACTTCCTGCATCGATCAGGATTCGCACGACCCTACCGTGGTCTCGAAAACTGGCGACCTGGAGTGCAGACTTGTACTTGGCGCCTTTGAGCTCGTCGGAGATATTCGCTCCGAGGCTGACTA
It includes:
- a CDS encoding uncharacterized protein (transcript_id=CADANIAT00002761); its protein translation is MFGEHLRALEAELAKARALVGTQTPEEGVPIGVRCMTPQIDGLVNNAIPIPCKANVTGIWLSLPQHKACYGLSLPAIRSSERRINET
- a CDS encoding uncharacterized protein (transcript_id=CADANIAT00002759), with protein sequence MPAVCEPQIRQKHIRDGKTFSYVRNSNSEALLGEGKQYDFHIKNPATTTPKHARKRAAALAALVAGEEEEEDEEAEEEEDKEEEENARRRKGKAPATSARKGEALAQTLLLVAAEYADDAGFQGFGGEEEEEGEGGGDEDESELSLLDKEILTLGRS
- a CDS encoding putative short-chain alcohol dehydrogenase (transcript_id=CADANIAT00002762), producing MPTSRTLLVLGSGPGIGVAVASRFAQEHFDCVAIFARTGSQLQLDQDAIHTAVQKVRREVVVKAWQVDITRVGGSNFFDFPTEEMKSDFQWAVPLLLKNKEKNPGLDYKPSILVTSSLLPVDPIPELFSLSLVKAAQANMVKSLEKMFRARGMSQFTDINHLLNAEVLFEELDHLNEVPNPLGQNYAEHHFEEPDFSCFGHQLWL
- a CDS encoding uncharacterized protein (transcript_id=CADANIAT00002760), encoding MEHIQKVTDPSSANAINACLACREKKRKCDKRLPACARCISLKRSCNYNWSSPGQRGDNDSAPMRLLTWILQWGMDHPGTHSLEIDELYVNLVFEKLNEQAISLDRLLAEYFGNIHPWLPVVLEKSLHKQVAQLDHTPCAETALLILAIVLVMHRGTQDVPQTQFYNLFRGLFSFLQLRRGPSLPLIQSGLLLVLHEVGNSDSGAASLSIANIARLGYALRLNIDDLSEYSNRLAWVEGEERRRVWAGLYLLDRIVYQVDAGFKAPHAVTDLSDQFRLPVDDLTLEQFLDGVLQCIPQFPISAPVEIPLCYFAREIQSARLLGHVQNFQKSYDAESLLEKFTALDTALMQFAEQLFEQTPRGWAVLCGANATTLIAALILHRVRIDHSAQVACSDPSYSTRPSLLALSSFIHMVRDICCKFNSLGKEDKIDWVPLPAVICVGEAILAATHLKKIVGGEFKLDDRPLRQTLIYARKHWRLCECYLRRMD